The proteins below are encoded in one region of Ereboglobus luteus:
- a CDS encoding MFS transporter, producing the protein MSQPSSSLNLFRTRRFLPLFVVQFFGAFNDNFFKNAFAILATFHFAVTHDWNVAVVTQIIAALFALPYFLFSAFAGQLSDKLEKSRLVRINKLCEIVIVAFGSAALIMGVAWMLFATIFLLAVQSTFFGPLKYSLLPHHLRESELVGGNAIFEAATYVAIIGGTLLGGVLIMVKGGAYIVSAGLVVCALVGWGASHFVPQAPSETPDLKINRNILTATRDLIVFTSRRRRIFLAILGISWFWLIGAFWINLTLPFVKTQLHSDNHTVTAMLIIFAVGVGAGSMFCNRLLGGKPSATYVPLAGLAISVFMVHAALLTAGIGDRYVTETFTFFSFTGLWLCVDLLGVAICGGIFSVPLYALMQLWSPPAYRSRIIAANNVINALFMAVVAVVCAVLFELGATPTMLIMLLAIINAVIAIYIIALVPEAVLHTFLRWLLKVWFKVEVRGMEHFDEAGKRRVIIANHTSFLDSVLLTAFLPVRPTFAISPDWAARWWLKPFLRLVNVYPVDPTKPMAIKALTALARTGVPIAIFPEGRLTVTGGIMKVYEGPGLIADKANADLIPVQIDGAMHTIFSRMRGKFRRRWFPKITISILPPRKFHPPEGLHGRDGRAHMARELYDILVQINVATADCGRTLFRSVIEAALRHGHKVPILDDTNFRPISYRKLLAASLFLGRKMCAGTKAGDPIGLLIATSSAAVCAFFGVQSMGRVCAMLNYSAGPASIKAACECARIRVVWTARKFIEVGKLQHLVDAMLECGVEVRYLEDAAKRNFGDYLRLPFYLRAARWVATSRERRAAEELFARNHSGNVYQTGRTTPPMPVPPVASSGAADAPALSGAAARRQRLYDMLANARSRLVKTIERFSRYDESVLADKPAVILFTSGSSGTPKGVVLSHRNLISNYQQLLAGVDITSSDRFFSALPIFHAFGLTGGVVAPILNGTPTFMYPTPLHYGIIPEMIYQTNATLIFGTNTFLAGYARRAHPYDLFSVRYIVSGAEKLKAEVRQFYSEQFGARIFEAYGSTEASPGICLNTPMYNRPGSVGMFLPGLEWRLDPVPGIEHGGRLWVRGPNVMLGYLLVENPGVLVPPPGGWYDTGDIVDVDDEGYVTIIGRAKRFAKIAGEMVSLAAVEELASATWPEALHAAISRNHPQKGEEIVLVTDQKNPQRSELLAKAKEKGLDELQVPRVLIERDVPVLGSGKPDYLTLEKELREPAEASAAQ; encoded by the coding sequence ATGTCACAGCCCTCGAGCAGCCTGAACCTATTTCGCACCCGCCGTTTTTTGCCGCTTTTTGTCGTGCAATTTTTCGGGGCGTTTAACGACAATTTTTTCAAGAACGCCTTTGCCATTCTCGCCACGTTTCACTTCGCGGTGACGCACGACTGGAATGTCGCCGTGGTCACGCAGATCATCGCGGCGTTGTTCGCGCTGCCGTATTTTTTGTTCTCGGCGTTCGCGGGGCAGTTGTCGGACAAACTCGAGAAGTCGCGGCTGGTGCGCATCAACAAGCTGTGTGAAATCGTGATCGTGGCCTTCGGCTCGGCGGCGCTGATCATGGGCGTGGCGTGGATGCTGTTTGCGACGATTTTTCTGCTGGCGGTGCAATCGACTTTTTTCGGACCGCTCAAATACAGTTTGCTGCCGCACCATTTGCGGGAGAGCGAGCTGGTGGGCGGCAACGCGATTTTTGAGGCGGCCACGTATGTCGCCATCATCGGCGGGACGCTTCTCGGCGGCGTGCTGATCATGGTGAAGGGCGGCGCGTATATCGTGAGCGCCGGGCTGGTCGTCTGCGCGCTGGTGGGCTGGGGGGCGAGCCATTTTGTGCCTCAGGCGCCCTCGGAAACGCCCGACCTGAAAATCAACCGCAACATTCTCACGGCAACGCGCGACCTGATCGTTTTCACGTCGCGTCGGCGGCGGATTTTTTTGGCGATCCTGGGCATCTCGTGGTTCTGGCTCATCGGCGCGTTCTGGATCAACCTCACGCTGCCGTTTGTGAAGACGCAGTTGCACTCGGACAACCACACGGTGACGGCGATGCTGATTATCTTCGCCGTGGGCGTGGGCGCGGGGTCGATGTTTTGCAACCGCCTGCTCGGCGGAAAGCCGTCCGCGACCTACGTGCCGCTGGCGGGGCTGGCGATCTCGGTTTTCATGGTGCACGCGGCGCTGCTGACCGCGGGAATCGGCGACCGGTATGTGACGGAGACGTTTACGTTTTTCTCGTTCACGGGCCTTTGGCTTTGCGTGGATTTGCTGGGCGTGGCGATTTGCGGCGGCATATTCAGCGTGCCGTTGTATGCGCTGATGCAGCTGTGGTCGCCGCCCGCGTATCGCTCGCGCATCATCGCGGCGAACAACGTGATCAACGCGCTTTTCATGGCCGTGGTGGCGGTGGTGTGCGCCGTGCTGTTTGAACTGGGCGCGACCCCGACGATGCTGATCATGCTGCTGGCGATCATCAACGCCGTGATCGCGATCTACATCATCGCGCTGGTGCCGGAGGCGGTGCTGCACACGTTTTTGCGCTGGCTGCTCAAGGTGTGGTTCAAGGTCGAGGTGCGCGGAATGGAGCATTTCGACGAGGCGGGCAAGCGGCGCGTGATCATCGCCAACCACACGTCGTTTCTCGACTCGGTGCTGCTGACGGCGTTCCTTCCGGTGCGGCCGACGTTTGCGATCAGCCCCGACTGGGCGGCGCGCTGGTGGCTGAAACCGTTTTTACGACTGGTGAATGTTTACCCGGTCGATCCCACGAAACCGATGGCGATCAAGGCGCTCACCGCGCTCGCGCGCACGGGCGTGCCGATCGCGATTTTCCCCGAAGGGCGGCTCACGGTGACGGGCGGAATCATGAAGGTTTACGAGGGGCCGGGATTGATCGCGGACAAGGCCAACGCGGACTTGATCCCCGTGCAGATCGACGGCGCGATGCACACGATCTTCTCGCGCATGCGCGGAAAGTTCCGCCGCCGTTGGTTCCCGAAGATCACCATCAGCATTTTGCCGCCGCGCAAATTTCACCCGCCCGAGGGGCTTCACGGCCGCGACGGTCGCGCGCACATGGCGCGCGAGCTCTACGACATCCTCGTGCAGATCAACGTCGCGACGGCGGATTGCGGGCGCACGCTCTTCCGCAGCGTGATCGAGGCGGCGCTGCGCCACGGGCACAAGGTGCCGATTCTCGACGACACGAATTTCAGGCCGATCAGCTACCGGAAGCTGCTCGCGGCGAGTTTGTTTCTCGGCCGGAAAATGTGCGCCGGCACGAAGGCGGGCGACCCGATCGGCCTCTTGATCGCGACCAGCTCCGCGGCGGTGTGCGCGTTTTTCGGCGTGCAGTCGATGGGGCGCGTGTGCGCGATGCTCAACTACTCGGCGGGCCCGGCGAGCATCAAGGCGGCGTGCGAGTGCGCGCGGATTCGCGTGGTGTGGACCGCGCGCAAATTCATCGAGGTTGGAAAACTGCAGCACCTGGTTGACGCGATGCTCGAGTGCGGCGTCGAAGTGCGCTACCTCGAGGACGCGGCGAAGCGCAATTTCGGCGACTACCTGCGACTGCCGTTTTACCTGCGCGCCGCGCGCTGGGTGGCCACGAGCCGCGAGCGCCGCGCGGCGGAGGAATTGTTTGCGCGCAACCATTCGGGAAATGTTTACCAGACCGGCAGGACCACGCCGCCGATGCCGGTGCCGCCCGTTGCGTCAAGCGGCGCCGCAGACGCCCCCGCGCTGAGCGGCGCGGCGGCGCGACGCCAGCGGCTTTACGACATGCTCGCGAACGCGCGCTCGCGGCTGGTGAAGACGATCGAGCGGTTTTCGCGCTACGACGAATCCGTGCTCGCGGACAAGCCCGCCGTCATCCTGTTCACCTCGGGCTCGTCGGGCACGCCGAAGGGCGTCGTGCTTTCGCATCGCAACCTGATTTCGAATTACCAGCAGTTGCTCGCCGGCGTGGACATCACAAGCTCCGACCGCTTTTTCAGCGCCCTGCCGATCTTTCACGCGTTCGGGCTGACGGGCGGCGTGGTCGCGCCGATCCTGAACGGAACGCCCACGTTCATGTATCCGACGCCGCTGCACTACGGCATCATTCCGGAAATGATCTACCAGACAAACGCGACGCTCATTTTCGGCACGAACACATTTCTCGCCGGCTACGCGCGCCGCGCGCATCCCTACGACCTGTTCTCCGTGCGCTACATCGTGAGCGGCGCGGAAAAGCTGAAGGCCGAGGTGCGGCAGTTTTACTCGGAGCAATTTGGCGCGCGCATTTTCGAGGCCTACGGCTCGACCGAGGCGTCGCCCGGCATTTGCCTGAACACGCCCATGTATAACCGCCCCGGCTCCGTGGGCATGTTCCTGCCCGGCCTGGAATGGCGGCTCGATCCCGTGCCCGGCATCGAGCACGGCGGTCGCCTCTGGGTGCGCGGACCGAACGTGATGCTCGGTTATCTGCTTGTGGAAAATCCCGGCGTGCTCGTGCCGCCGCCCGGCGGCTGGTATGACACGGGAGACATCGTGGACGTGGACGACGAAGGTTACGTCACGATCATCGGCCGCGCAAAACGCTTTGCAAAAATCGCCGGCGAAATGGTGTCGCTCGCGGCGGTCGAGGAGCTCGCCTCGGCGACCTGGCCGGAGGCGCTGCACGCGGCGATCTCGCGCAACCATCCGCAGAAAGGCGAGGAGATCGTGCTCGTGACGGACCAGAAAAACCCGCAACGCTCCGAGCTTCTCGCCAAGGCGAAGGAAAAGGGGCTGGACGAGTTGCAAGTGCCGCGCGTGCTGATTGAGCGCGACGTGCCCGTGCTCGGCTCCGGCAAACCGGACTACCTGACGCTTGAAAAAGAGCTGCGCGAACCGGCGGAGGCGAGTGCCGCGCAATAA
- a CDS encoding alpha/beta hydrolase → MKKPHTSPGGRTFRLRIMALVAVVICFNAATAFALETGPGEYRHEDRETGKTLTVWYYKPADFDARTPVVIIMHGMGRNGKSYRDSWARHAQAKNFMLLVPEFSKKDFPGSEAYNLGNYMLPDKRVSPKSKWSYTIIERIFDDFKTRREKTDVRKYYLYGHSAGAQFVHRLLLLLPEARVQLAVSANAGFYTMPDFTKEWPYGIKDTNLPKDSLRQYLAVPMVVLLGEKDNDPNHSSLPRAPQAYEQGDNRFARGNYFFDFCQNAAKKSDIPFNWKRQTVPGAGHSNKLMSVAAVELFAADMAADKAAAAKAK, encoded by the coding sequence ATGAAAAAACCTCACACCTCCCCCGGCGGTCGCACGTTCCGCCTTCGTATTATGGCGCTGGTTGCCGTTGTGATTTGTTTCAACGCCGCAACCGCCTTTGCATTGGAAACGGGGCCGGGCGAATATCGGCACGAGGACCGCGAAACCGGCAAGACGCTCACCGTGTGGTATTACAAGCCGGCGGATTTCGACGCGCGGACTCCGGTTGTGATCATCATGCACGGGATGGGGCGCAACGGGAAAAGTTATCGCGATTCGTGGGCGCGCCACGCGCAGGCAAAAAACTTCATGCTTCTGGTGCCCGAGTTTTCCAAGAAGGACTTCCCCGGCAGCGAGGCCTATAATCTCGGCAACTACATGCTGCCCGACAAGCGGGTCAGTCCGAAGTCGAAGTGGAGCTACACAATCATTGAAAGAATCTTTGATGATTTCAAAACCCGCCGCGAAAAAACCGATGTCCGAAAATACTACCTCTACGGGCACAGTGCCGGCGCGCAATTTGTCCATCGCCTGCTGCTGCTGCTGCCCGAGGCCCGCGTGCAGCTCGCCGTCAGCGCCAATGCCGGTTTCTACACCATGCCTGATTTCACGAAGGAATGGCCCTACGGCATCAAGGACACGAACCTTCCCAAGGATTCGCTTCGCCAATACCTGGCTGTGCCGATGGTGGTTCTGCTCGGCGAGAAGGACAACGATCCCAACCATTCCAGCCTTCCGCGCGCCCCCCAGGCCTACGAGCAGGGCGACAACCGTTTCGCGCGTGGAAACTACTTTTTCGACTTCTGCCAAAACGCCGCGAAAAAAAGCGACATTCCGTTTAATTGGAAAAGGCAAACCGTCCCCGGCGCCGGTCACAGCAACAAGTTGATGTCCGTTGCCGCCGTGGAACTCTTTGCCGCCGACATGGCCGCCGACAAAGCCGCTGCGGCAAAAGCGAAATAG
- a CDS encoding PP2C family protein-serine/threonine phosphatase yields MQIRSAASTDIGKVRRANEDRFVCDDSLLLYGVADGIGGLPGGAEAAQMAVTTLRKEIAAMPDGPIPDLVPVTRRVNQAVCSLAEKISPIGMGTTLTYAVLRENQFCLAHVGDSRCYRIRDGKLTPLTMDHTVENDARRRAAAGYAVYNEAQRKSLTRCIGQQGHPEVDTLQLPLQANDRYFFCSDGIDKAINELELAVMLTKDDAPADILARLIATANDRGGRDNATGVLVYVDAPRRQA; encoded by the coding sequence ATGCAAATCCGCAGCGCAGCATCCACTGATATCGGAAAAGTCCGGCGCGCAAACGAAGACCGCTTCGTTTGCGACGACTCGCTGCTGCTTTACGGCGTAGCGGATGGCATAGGCGGACTGCCCGGCGGCGCGGAAGCCGCCCAGATGGCCGTCACCACCTTGCGCAAGGAGATCGCCGCCATGCCCGACGGCCCCATACCCGACCTCGTGCCCGTCACGCGTCGCGTCAACCAAGCGGTTTGTTCGCTGGCCGAAAAAATCAGCCCGATCGGCATGGGCACCACGCTCACCTACGCGGTTTTGCGCGAAAATCAATTCTGCCTCGCGCACGTTGGCGATTCCCGCTGCTACCGGATACGCGACGGCAAACTCACCCCGCTCACGATGGATCACACCGTCGAAAACGACGCGCGCCGCCGCGCCGCCGCCGGATACGCGGTTTACAACGAGGCGCAGCGAAAATCGCTCACCCGTTGCATAGGCCAGCAAGGGCATCCGGAGGTCGACACGCTCCAGCTTCCCCTTCAGGCAAACGACCGCTATTTTTTCTGCAGCGACGGCATCGACAAGGCCATCAACGAACTTGAGCTCGCCGTCATGCTGACAAAGGACGACGCGCCCGCCGACATCCTCGCCCGCCTCATCGCCACCGCCAACGACCGCGGCGGCCGCGACAACGCCACCGGCGTGCTCGTATATGTGGACGCGCCACGGCGCCAGGCATAA
- a CDS encoding ATP-dependent DNA helicase has protein sequence MIGLSNPHSPEDMPPPPEPPPSHAPRLAARIFAEGGWLQSGHDLEHRPQQEAMARAVAAAMRDDEPLLFEAGTGVGKSLAYLLPGIIHAVDQSRQLVVSTHTIALQEQLEKKDIPHCRGIFSSRPELKKYADFKSAVLVGKSNYLCTTRLAAALKDKHELFSTPEHDELRRIAEWADTSRDGLRHELNPPPSPDVWEMVNADSSACARKYCDCEKCFYQRARARIAKASLIIVNHALLFALINAGGAREKGGATRGILFPDDFVVLDEAHTVPGVATDHFGMRLSSYGVDRMLKYLYNPKNKRGLLVKLRAPLETLQLVSDAIEAAHQFFSHIAERVLAQRAIVRVREPGIAEPWLNPPLQALIKAVRAYADKFDDNGEAGRAREELLEQYRKLNTCLATLRDFLKLSDDESVYWVERTGRRHTIVTLRNAPIDIAPALRETLLERNTSVLFTSATLAMGGAIEPFQQRIGATGVRWAVEKSPFDFERHMRVFAATDIPLPSPKDARLALDALIDYLRHCTLRVPGGSLVLFTSYADMRAAAQALARDFADYARPFLMQGDGRSRTELARLMREAGNAILFGTDSFWTGIDVPGPALSQVVITRLPFEVPTHPVLEARAEWIRNRGGNPFNELTLPDALIKFRQGAGRLIRTAADRGVVTLLDSRLHAKTYGRLFLECLPQRRITRMTRENRDDVFLPFE, from the coding sequence ATGATCGGACTCTCCAACCCGCACTCGCCGGAGGACATGCCTCCGCCGCCCGAGCCGCCGCCTTCGCACGCGCCGCGGCTGGCCGCGCGCATCTTCGCCGAGGGCGGATGGCTCCAGTCCGGACACGATCTCGAGCACCGCCCGCAACAGGAAGCCATGGCGCGCGCCGTCGCCGCGGCCATGCGGGACGACGAGCCGCTCCTCTTCGAGGCCGGCACCGGCGTCGGCAAATCGCTCGCCTACCTCCTGCCCGGCATCATCCACGCCGTCGACCAGTCGCGCCAGCTCGTCGTTTCCACACACACCATCGCGCTTCAGGAACAGCTTGAGAAAAAGGACATCCCTCACTGCCGCGGCATCTTTTCCTCGCGCCCCGAGCTCAAAAAATACGCCGACTTCAAGAGCGCCGTCCTCGTCGGCAAATCCAACTACCTGTGCACCACGCGACTCGCCGCCGCCCTCAAGGACAAGCACGAGCTCTTCTCCACGCCCGAGCACGACGAACTCCGGCGCATCGCCGAATGGGCCGACACCTCGCGCGACGGACTCCGCCACGAACTCAACCCGCCGCCCTCGCCCGATGTCTGGGAAATGGTCAACGCCGATTCGTCCGCATGCGCGCGCAAATATTGCGATTGCGAAAAATGCTTCTACCAGCGCGCCCGCGCTCGCATCGCCAAGGCCAGCCTCATCATCGTCAACCACGCGCTCCTCTTCGCGCTCATCAACGCCGGCGGCGCGCGCGAAAAAGGCGGCGCGACACGCGGCATCCTTTTCCCCGACGACTTTGTCGTGCTCGACGAGGCGCACACCGTGCCCGGCGTCGCCACCGACCACTTCGGCATGCGCCTCTCCAGCTACGGCGTGGACCGCATGCTCAAATATCTCTACAACCCGAAAAACAAACGCGGCCTCCTCGTCAAACTCCGCGCCCCGCTCGAAACCCTCCAGCTCGTCAGCGACGCCATCGAGGCCGCGCACCAGTTTTTCTCGCACATCGCCGAGCGCGTCCTCGCCCAGCGCGCCATCGTCCGCGTGCGCGAGCCCGGCATCGCCGAGCCGTGGCTCAACCCTCCCCTCCAGGCGCTCATCAAGGCCGTGCGCGCCTACGCCGACAAATTCGATGACAACGGCGAGGCCGGTCGCGCCCGCGAGGAACTTTTGGAGCAATACCGCAAGCTCAACACCTGCCTCGCCACGCTACGCGACTTCCTGAAACTCTCCGACGACGAATCCGTTTACTGGGTCGAGCGCACGGGCCGCCGCCACACCATCGTCACCCTCCGCAACGCCCCCATCGACATCGCCCCCGCGCTCCGCGAGACGCTCCTCGAGCGCAACACCTCCGTGCTCTTCACCAGCGCCACGCTCGCCATGGGCGGCGCCATCGAGCCCTTCCAGCAACGCATCGGCGCGACCGGCGTGCGCTGGGCAGTCGAAAAATCGCCCTTCGACTTCGAGCGCCACATGCGCGTCTTCGCCGCGACCGACATCCCCCTTCCCTCGCCCAAGGACGCGCGGCTCGCGCTCGACGCGCTCATCGACTACCTGCGTCACTGCACGTTGCGCGTCCCCGGCGGCTCGCTCGTGCTCTTCACCAGCTACGCCGACATGCGCGCCGCCGCGCAGGCGCTCGCCCGCGATTTCGCCGACTATGCGCGCCCCTTCCTCATGCAAGGCGACGGACGCTCGCGCACCGAGCTCGCGCGTCTCATGCGCGAGGCGGGCAACGCCATCCTCTTCGGCACCGACTCGTTCTGGACGGGCATCGACGTGCCCGGCCCCGCGCTCTCGCAAGTCGTCATCACGCGCCTGCCCTTCGAGGTGCCCACGCACCCCGTGCTCGAGGCGCGCGCCGAATGGATCCGCAACCGCGGCGGCAACCCCTTCAACGAACTCACGCTGCCCGACGCGCTGATAAAATTTCGCCAGGGCGCGGGCCGCCTCATCCGCACCGCCGCCGACCGCGGCGTCGTCACCCTGCTCGACTCGCGCCTCCACGCCAAAACCTACGGACGCCTCTTTCTCGAATGCCTGCCCCAGCGCCGCATCACGCGCATGACGCGCGAAAATCGCGACGACGTGTTCCTCCCGTTCGAGTGA
- a CDS encoding MATE family efflux transporter, giving the protein MEPKAQSYFSEARSTLLLAVPIIAGQVGQVLMGITDSYIIGRIGDKVSFAASSFAGNIFNMFYIAAIGLLASVPVLVARAHGENNPRECGELLRHGLLIAVVFCALELAALFVLSFHLHLFDQPEAVVAAAGAYFRIVAVSLVPVMIFQVLRQYSEAMGRPWEPMVILLSCVVLNVFLNWVLIYGNLGAPKLGLVGAGWATLISRVAAAVALFWWLRRAATAGDWDELERKAWPARWFYRAKGSRIIAMLRIGVPTSGQLLFESVAFAAAAVMMGWFNSVDPIAAHQIAMNCAAFTFMFVLGLATAASIRVGQCAGAGERERLRVVGFSAMAMCVLWMSMAAVAIFLGRWMVAGWFKQDAAVTALAAQFLVVAAVFQIFDGVQVVGAGMLRGLTDVKVPTLVTFVAYWVIALPLGYFYGVRGGGGPVGIWIALAAALTVAAVMLSLRFARLTRTGQLRG; this is encoded by the coding sequence ATGGAACCCAAGGCACAATCGTATTTTTCGGAGGCGCGCAGCACGTTGCTGCTCGCGGTGCCGATCATTGCCGGCCAGGTGGGGCAGGTGCTGATGGGGATCACCGACAGCTACATAATCGGTCGCATCGGGGACAAGGTTTCGTTCGCGGCCTCGTCGTTTGCGGGCAATATTTTCAACATGTTCTACATCGCGGCGATCGGGCTGCTGGCGTCGGTGCCGGTGCTGGTGGCGCGCGCGCATGGCGAGAACAATCCGCGCGAGTGCGGCGAGCTGCTGAGGCACGGTTTGCTGATCGCGGTTGTGTTTTGCGCGCTCGAACTGGCGGCGTTGTTTGTGTTGAGCTTTCATTTGCACCTGTTCGACCAGCCGGAGGCGGTCGTGGCGGCGGCGGGGGCGTATTTCCGCATCGTGGCGGTGTCGCTCGTTCCGGTGATGATTTTTCAAGTGCTGCGGCAATATTCCGAGGCGATGGGGCGGCCGTGGGAGCCGATGGTCATTTTGCTTTCGTGCGTGGTGCTCAATGTGTTCCTGAACTGGGTGCTGATCTACGGCAACCTGGGCGCGCCGAAGCTGGGGCTTGTGGGCGCGGGCTGGGCGACGTTGATTTCGCGCGTGGCGGCGGCCGTCGCCTTGTTTTGGTGGCTGAGGCGCGCGGCCACGGCGGGCGATTGGGACGAGCTTGAGCGCAAGGCGTGGCCGGCGCGGTGGTTTTACCGGGCAAAGGGCTCGCGGATCATCGCGATGCTGCGCATCGGCGTGCCGACCTCGGGGCAGTTGCTGTTTGAGAGTGTCGCGTTCGCGGCGGCGGCGGTGATGATGGGCTGGTTCAACAGCGTCGATCCGATCGCGGCGCACCAGATCGCGATGAACTGCGCGGCGTTCACATTTATGTTTGTGCTGGGCTTGGCGACGGCGGCGTCGATCCGGGTGGGCCAGTGCGCGGGCGCGGGCGAGCGCGAGCGTCTGCGCGTGGTGGGTTTCAGCGCGATGGCGATGTGCGTGCTTTGGATGTCGATGGCCGCCGTGGCGATTTTTCTGGGGCGCTGGATGGTCGCGGGCTGGTTCAAGCAGGACGCGGCCGTGACGGCGCTCGCGGCGCAATTTTTGGTGGTGGCGGCGGTGTTCCAGATTTTCGACGGCGTGCAAGTCGTGGGCGCGGGCATGCTGCGCGGGCTGACCGATGTGAAGGTGCCCACGCTGGTCACGTTTGTCGCGTATTGGGTGATCGCGCTGCCGCTGGGATATTTTTACGGCGTGCGCGGCGGCGGCGGGCCGGTGGGCATCTGGATCGCGCTGGCGGCGGCGCTGACGGTCGCCGCGGTGATGCTTTCGCTGCGATTTGCGCGATTGACGCGGACGGGGCAACTGCGCGGTTAA
- a CDS encoding TonB family protein: protein MKLRITPQRARRLKACGCSMLIHAVCIGVAVALSTNLFSPAPKTNEVIITLQPDEPATPPLDSADEAKPASLAGKPEPPPLPQPHHTVPASPNLQPAASETFAHSAPLLSELPSFTIPAPGETSKDETTAGITMPLIGHSSTKDEHSEIDSYFAIFTQTLRDAYEIPATLGPKRELAVRIQYEVAADGTIGEVTILRTSGSTVFDASVVAAFRAMRTVGPRPDNRSSVLVADFRI from the coding sequence ATGAAACTGCGCATCACTCCCCAGCGCGCGCGCCGGCTCAAAGCCTGCGGTTGCTCCATGTTGATCCATGCCGTGTGCATTGGCGTCGCGGTGGCCTTGTCAACAAACCTCTTCAGCCCCGCGCCCAAAACGAACGAAGTTATTATCACGCTCCAACCCGACGAGCCGGCAACGCCTCCCCTCGATTCCGCCGATGAAGCAAAACCCGCCAGCCTCGCCGGCAAACCCGAACCGCCGCCATTGCCGCAACCACATCACACCGTGCCCGCAAGCCCAAACCTTCAGCCTGCGGCGTCCGAAACATTTGCGCACTCCGCGCCATTGCTCTCCGAACTGCCATCATTCACTATTCCAGCCCCCGGCGAAACCTCCAAGGACGAAACAACCGCGGGCATCACGATGCCCCTGATCGGACACTCCTCCACCAAGGATGAGCATTCAGAAATCGACAGCTATTTTGCAATCTTCACGCAAACATTAAGAGACGCCTACGAAATCCCCGCCACCCTCGGCCCCAAGCGCGAACTCGCCGTGCGCATCCAATACGAAGTCGCCGCCGATGGCACCATCGGCGAAGTCACAATCCTCCGCACATCGGGCAGCACCGTGTTTGACGCCTCGGTTGTTGCCGCGTTCCGAGCCATGCGCACCGTGGGACCGCGCCCGGACAATCGCAGCAGTGTGCTCGTGGCTGATTTTCGAATTTAA